Proteins encoded together in one Papaver somniferum cultivar HN1 unplaced genomic scaffold, ASM357369v1 unplaced-scaffold_21, whole genome shotgun sequence window:
- the LOC113339271 gene encoding uncharacterized protein LOC113339271, whose translation MMADQIDELEGELVVQCDADKLYTAITSGAPSLPKYLPQLIHKCQIFPGGCEISVGSIFVWDYVIEGKSSTVTTKEKITAVDHKNMLITCTVFEGDTAISYPSFATTVQITPIGGGSNESKVKWSIKYEIKKSEHDVIPTPTSFVNFLETFFIELGVKLLEEEKS comes from the exons ATGATGGCTGATCAGATTGATGAACTTGAAGGTGAACTCGTAGTCCAGTGTGATGCTGATAAGTTATACACCGCGATAACCAGTGGTGCTCCGAGTCTACCAAAATATCTTCCTCAGTTAATCCACAAGTGTCAAATTTTTCCCGGAGGCTGTGAAATTAGTGTGGGTAGTATTTTTGTTTGGGACTACGTAATAG AGGGCAAATCTTCTACTGTTACGACAAAAGAGAAGATAACAGCAGTGGACCATAAAAATATGTTGATAACTTGCACAGTTTTTGAAGGAGATACCGCAATTAGTTATCCAAGTTTTGCTACCACTGTTCAGATTACTCCCATAGGGGGAGGGAGTAATGAAAGCAAGGTGAAATGGTCAATCAAGTATGAGATCAAAAAGAGTGAACATGATGTGATTCCTACGCCAACTTCCTTCGTGAATTTCTTGGAAACATTTTTTATAGAATTGGGGGTTAAGTTGCTAGAGGAAGAGAAATCTTAG